A section of the Schistosoma haematobium chromosome ZW, whole genome shotgun sequence genome encodes:
- a CDS encoding hypothetical protein (EggNog:ENOG410VAU7~COG:O~MEROPS:MER0001161): MLRLLTLRFLPKRGGLSLRSYSPDGRYKSEHGPSYYLIPEIPSESYVSKIILEPLNISNLDDLKPDKVFGGVSRLIMNYQVSISKLSDNIQKGELSKNDTTIISSLEQASFPVEQAFRNLSCLTTLKNDHIWSLVVSRLYQKFKAARREYFHRDSTICEALLTLRRSSSKLDEYEKGLLNVWIYDCWSVGTGLLLASNKSGKIISFSELNDIIQETSKTTASPHITPPNARKSLEVIHDSYATVEKEEAKFQAMVASCAVVSLPKYYRSKYTGRVTIPSSLEILTGATDVSVAESDLAPSAPYWLPAVLGGKEDGGHIAGMHVSLISNDVVSEFLKHCSTSEVRKTVWEYWVRRASGRYFGPTTGLCASNDQRIQDIRHLRRTLAKYLGCKDWLSVVWSSPYSHSPSSPDELIANVLEPSRSILTQVGERDFKLLKEWANVNLDISGKTLEPWDVGYALEQYNYAFNYARLEHIITPPDGSLVNYLHTVFCELANVFHFKLSSQIPRSSVEENECYVVEKLVYHVEDLTSGTLLGEIIIDPFARSNRSVPVGGNIFVPVFARNNLPKIDIHVHSESSHYPIAYILGSLNQSTETNGISFNVLLSFMSMFGACLQYVSCRVPHHELYGFPHYIALDTRYVMPDLCYNIGYNYAIPSLKKYLPNKQKSYFQPSAIGLKTPSRSIKSLYLLQELYQSRFDLAMWSKKYSETKWSTIQKNLWKLHMPYPLHPEDTLPCSYTNIFGPNSESGLMYHQIWRKVLLEDILLSLDEAGWLSSDKTDSEKVSEVFKRFRDTYLTYGSAIPPAELFRRFRGRDLNPQLFLKKIETSIESPEMPIISEDITPVLAR; encoded by the exons ATGCTTCGATTGTTGACCTTGCGGTTTCTACCCAAGCGAGGTGGTCTTAGTTTAAGGAGTTATAGTCCTGATGGAAGATATAAAAGTGAACACGGACCATCGTACTACCTTATCCCAGAAATACCTAGTGAATCTTACGTGTCAAAAATCATTCTGGAACCGCTGAACATCTCGAA TTTAGATGACCTGAAACCCGATAAGGTTTTCGGTGGCGTTTCCAGACTTATAATGAACTATCAGGTGTCAATATCGAAGTTGTCAGATAATATCCAGAAAGGAGAGCTTTCAAAAAATGACACTACTATCATATCTTCGCTTGAACAAGCATCTTTTCCAGTGGAACAAGCGTTTCGTAATCTAAGTTGCTTAACAACCCTGAAGAATGATCACATTTGGAGTTTAGTAGTATCGCGTCTGTATCAAAAATTCAAGGCGGCTAGGCGTGAATATTTTCATCGCGATTCAACCATATGCGAAGCTCTTTTAACACTCAGGCGATCTTCCTCAAAGTTGGATGAGTATGAGAAAG GCTTATTGAACGTATGGATATATGATTGTTGGTCAGTGGGTACTGGGCTATTGCTTGCCAGTAACAAGTCTGgaaaaatcatttcattttctGAATTGAATGATATTATTCAAGAAACTAGCAAAACTACAGCCTCTCCACATATTACTCCACCAAACGCCCGCAAATCTTTGGAAGTGATACATGATAGTTATGCTACTGTAGAGAAAGAAGAAGCTAAATTTCAAGCAATGGTTGCATCTTGTGCTGTAGTCTCATTGCCTAAgtattataggtcaaaatacaCTGGTCGTGTAACAATACCGTCATCTTTAGAAATCCTCACAGGTGCCACGGATGTCAGTGTCGCTGAGTCAGACCTGGCTCCATCAGCTCCTTACTGGCTACCAGCAGTCTTAGGTGGTAAAGAAGATGGAGGACATATAGCTGGGATGCATGTTAGCTTAATTTCAAACGATGTAGTCAGTGAATTCCTAAAACACTGTAGTACTAGCGAA GTACGTAAAACCGTATGGGAATACTGGGTACGACGTGCAAGTGGTCGTTATTTTGGCCCAACTACCGGTTTATGTGCGTCTAATGATCAGCGTATACAGGATATTCGTCATTTACGAAGAACTCTGGCAAAATATCTTGGTTGTAAAGACTGGTTGTCCGTTGTTTGGAGTTCTCCTTATTCACACTCGCCTTCGTCTCCTGATGAACTTATCGCTAATGTCCTAGAACCTTCCAGATCTATTTTAACACAAGTTGGAGAGCGTGACTTTAAGCTACTAAAAGAATGGGCTAATGTAAATCTAGATATATCTG gcAAAACTTTGGAACCTTGGGACGTTGGATATGCTTTGGAACAATATAATTACGCTTTTAATTATGCACGTTTAGAGCATATAATTACTCCACCAGATGGTTCACTAGTAAATTATCTTCACACAGTATTTTGTGAGTTAGCAAATGTATTTCACTTTAAGTTATCATCTCAAATACCAAGATCATCTGTAGAAGAAAATGAATGTTATGTTGTTGAAAAATTGGTTTATCATGTGGAAGACTTAACAAGTGGTACACTACTTGGTGAAATAATTATTGATCCTTTCGCTAG AAGCAATCGTTCAGTTCCTGTTGGTGGTAATATATTTGTTCCTGTCTTTGCACGAAATAATTTACCAAAGATTGACATTCATGTACATTCTGAATCTTCTCATTATCCTATAGCTTACATTCTAGGTAGTTTAAATCAATCTACTGAAACAAATGGAATTTCTTTCAAT gttttattatcatttatgtcTATGTTTGGAGCATGTCTTCAATATGTATCATGTCGTGTACCGCATCATGAATTATATGGATTCCCTCATTATATAGCATTGGATACACGTTATGTTATGCCAGATTTATGTTATAATATAGGATATAATTATGCTATACcgtcattaaaaaaatatttaccaaataaacaaaaatcctATTTTCAACCAT CTGCTATCGGATTAAAAACACCTTCTAGGTCTATTAAATCATTGTATTTGCTACAAGAATTATATCAATCTCGATTTGATTTAGCCATGTGGTCAAAGAAATATTCAGAAACTAAATGGTCAACAATACAAAAAAATCTATGGAAATTACATATGCCTTATCCATTGCATCCAGAGGATACATTGCCATGCTCTTACACAAATATATTTGGACCAAATTCTGAATCTGGTTTAATGTATCATCAAATATGGCGTAAAGTTCTACTCGAAGATATCCTACTTTCATTAGATGAAGCTGGTTGGTTATCATCAGATAAAACAGATTCAGAAAAG gTATCAGAAGTCTTTAAACGCTTTCGAGATACATACTTGACTTATGGAAGTGCAATTCCACCAGCTGAATTATTTCGTCGTTTTCGTGGAAGAGATCTTAATCCtcaattatttttaaagaaGATAGAAACTTCAATAGAATCTCCAGAGATGCCTATAATATCAGAAGATATTACACCTGTATTAGCTCGTTGA
- a CDS encoding hypothetical protein (EggNog:ENOG410VAU7~COG:O~MEROPS:MER0001161), translating into MVASCAVVSLPKYYRSKYTGRVTIPSSLEILTGATDVSVAESDLAPSAPYWLPAVLGGKEDGGHIAGMHVSLISNDVVSEFLKHCSTSEVRKTVWEYWVRRASGRYFGPTTGLCASNDQRIQDIRHLRRTLAKYLGCKDWLSVVWSSPYSHSPSSPDELIANVLEPSRSILTQVGERDFKLLKEWANVNLDISGKTLEPWDVGYALEQYNYAFNYARLEHIITPPDGSLVNYLHTVFCELANVFHFKLSSQIPRSSVEENECYVVEKLVYHVEDLTSGTLLGEIIIDPFARSNRSVPVGGNIFVPVFARNNLPKIDIHVHSESSHYPIAYILGSLNQSTETNGISFNVLLSFMSMFGACLQYVSCRVPHHELYGFPHYIALDTRYVMPDLCYNIGYNYAIPSLKKYLPNKQKSYFQPSAIGLKTPSRSIKSLYLLQELYQSRFDLAMWSKKYSETKWSTIQKNLWKLHMPYPLHPEDTLPCSYTNIFGPNSESGLMYHQIWRKVLLEDILLSLDEAGWLSSDKTDSEKVSEVFKRFRDTYLTYGSAIPPAELFRRFRGRDLNPQLFLKKIETSIESPEMPIISEDITPVLAR; encoded by the exons ATGGTTGCATCTTGTGCTGTAGTCTCATTGCCTAAgtattataggtcaaaatacaCTGGTCGTGTAACAATACCGTCATCTTTAGAAATCCTCACAGGTGCCACGGATGTCAGTGTCGCTGAGTCAGACCTGGCTCCATCAGCTCCTTACTGGCTACCAGCAGTCTTAGGTGGTAAAGAAGATGGAGGACATATAGCTGGGATGCATGTTAGCTTAATTTCAAACGATGTAGTCAGTGAATTCCTAAAACACTGTAGTACTAGCGAA GTACGTAAAACCGTATGGGAATACTGGGTACGACGTGCAAGTGGTCGTTATTTTGGCCCAACTACCGGTTTATGTGCGTCTAATGATCAGCGTATACAGGATATTCGTCATTTACGAAGAACTCTGGCAAAATATCTTGGTTGTAAAGACTGGTTGTCCGTTGTTTGGAGTTCTCCTTATTCACACTCGCCTTCGTCTCCTGATGAACTTATCGCTAATGTCCTAGAACCTTCCAGATCTATTTTAACACAAGTTGGAGAGCGTGACTTTAAGCTACTAAAAGAATGGGCTAATGTAAATCTAGATATATCTG gcAAAACTTTGGAACCTTGGGACGTTGGATATGCTTTGGAACAATATAATTACGCTTTTAATTATGCACGTTTAGAGCATATAATTACTCCACCAGATGGTTCACTAGTAAATTATCTTCACACAGTATTTTGTGAGTTAGCAAATGTATTTCACTTTAAGTTATCATCTCAAATACCAAGATCATCTGTAGAAGAAAATGAATGTTATGTTGTTGAAAAATTGGTTTATCATGTGGAAGACTTAACAAGTGGTACACTACTTGGTGAAATAATTATTGATCCTTTCGCTAG AAGCAATCGTTCAGTTCCTGTTGGTGGTAATATATTTGTTCCTGTCTTTGCACGAAATAATTTACCAAAGATTGACATTCATGTACATTCTGAATCTTCTCATTATCCTATAGCTTACATTCTAGGTAGTTTAAATCAATCTACTGAAACAAATGGAATTTCTTTCAAT gttttattatcatttatgtcTATGTTTGGAGCATGTCTTCAATATGTATCATGTCGTGTACCGCATCATGAATTATATGGATTCCCTCATTATATAGCATTGGATACACGTTATGTTATGCCAGATTTATGTTATAATATAGGATATAATTATGCTATACcgtcattaaaaaaatatttaccaaataaacaaaaatcctATTTTCAACCAT CTGCTATCGGATTAAAAACACCTTCTAGGTCTATTAAATCATTGTATTTGCTACAAGAATTATATCAATCTCGATTTGATTTAGCCATGTGGTCAAAGAAATATTCAGAAACTAAATGGTCAACAATACAAAAAAATCTATGGAAATTACATATGCCTTATCCATTGCATCCAGAGGATACATTGCCATGCTCTTACACAAATATATTTGGACCAAATTCTGAATCTGGTTTAATGTATCATCAAATATGGCGTAAAGTTCTACTCGAAGATATCCTACTTTCATTAGATGAAGCTGGTTGGTTATCATCAGATAAAACAGATTCAGAAAAG gTATCAGAAGTCTTTAAACGCTTTCGAGATACATACTTGACTTATGGAAGTGCAATTCCACCAGCTGAATTATTTCGTCGTTTTCGTGGAAGAGATCTTAATCCtcaattatttttaaagaaGATAGAAACTTCAATAGAATCTCCAGAGATGCCTATAATATCAGAAGATATTACACCTGTATTAGCTCGTTGA